A window of the Helianthus annuus cultivar XRQ/B chromosome 4, HanXRQr2.0-SUNRISE, whole genome shotgun sequence genome harbors these coding sequences:
- the LOC110936644 gene encoding glutathione S-transferase T3 isoform X2: MHPYRPPFGGPARPTNPNTTQPQTPYNLQDMDPSFLTYAAFLSGASPFVPPTYGFGQAGGSQPSQPEPESEPDVEVVPESHKKKEKDEPRRAKTTIKWTKDEEYTLSRAWLDISEDEDTANFQTGPVFWDRVRALFYSSWGQGEHRDKDSISSKWTDINNKCHAFQEVYQRNYDNRPSGESDVGVLTKTLEEFDRTKSPFTYYKCWELLRKSPKWALVNPMTSSSRRRAKRSKTSSSADPSTPTSDARNVNLNETLDVDEQIQEELARPTGRRKGTGKKTVESSSDLELKDDFEEMNRRLQDIRDLGHKRWEIMKDRVVETKKFNELQEARQMEKDIEFLSKPIDHLQGDALILAQMRRQKIREKYGL, translated from the exons ATGCATCCATACCGACCCCCGTTTGGTGGCCCCGCAAGACCcacgaacccgaacacaacccaaccgcaaaccCCGTACAACCTacaagacatggacccgagcttttTAACTTACGCGGCTTTCTTGAGTGGCGCCTCTCCTTTTGTTCCTCCCACCTACGGCTttggtcaagccggcgggtcgcaaccgtcacaacccgaacccgaatccgaaccCGATGTCGAGGTCGTGCCGGA GTCGCATAAAAAGAAGGAAAAGGATGAGCCTCGACGTGCAAAAACAACCATTAAATGGACGAAGGACGAGGAATACACGTTGAGTCGGGCGTGGCTCGATATTTCGGAGGACGAAGATACCG caaactttcaaacgggcccCGTTTTTTGGGATAGGGTGCGTGCACTCTTTTATAGCTCGTGGGGTCAAGGCGAGCATCGGGACAAGGATTcaatttctagcaaatggaccgacatcaacaacaaaTGTCACGCGTTTCAAGAAGTTTACCAACGTAACTACGACAATCGCCCGAGCGGTGAAAGTGACGTCGGGGTTTTAACAAAGACTTTGGAGGAGTTCGATCGGACGAAAAGCCCTTTCACGTACTATAAGTGTTGGGAGCTTctacgaaaaagtccaaagtgggcgcTTGTTAATCCAATGACGTCAAGTAGTAGACGCCgggctaaaaggtcaaaaacatcatcctccgcCGACCCGTCAACTCCGACATCCGATGCCCGTAATGTTAATTTAAATGAAACGTTGGACGTCGACGAGCAAATTCAAGAAGAGTTGGCCCGACCCACCGGTAGAAGAAAGGGAACGGGGAAAAAAAcggtcgagtcgtcttccgatctcgaaCTAAAGGatgatttcgaggagatgaaccgtcgtctccaagatATTCGCGACCTCGGCCACAAACGTTGGGAGATTATGAAAGACCGAGTAGTTGAAACCAAAAAGTTCAACGAGTTGCAAGAGGCGCgacaaatggaaaaggacattgagtttttgtccaaaccgatCGACCACCTCCAAGGCGACGCGTTGATCTTGGCTcaaatgcgtcgccaaaaaatacgagaaaaatatggactttag
- the LOC110936644 gene encoding glutathione S-transferase T3 isoform X1 gives MHPYRPPFGGPARPTNPNTTQPQTPYNLQDMDPSFLTYAAFLSGASPFVPPTYGFGQAGGSQPSQPEPESEPDVEVVPESQPEPVQDKSKRGRRSHKKKEKDEPRRAKTTIKWTKDEEYTLSRAWLDISEDEDTANFQTGPVFWDRVRALFYSSWGQGEHRDKDSISSKWTDINNKCHAFQEVYQRNYDNRPSGESDVGVLTKTLEEFDRTKSPFTYYKCWELLRKSPKWALVNPMTSSSRRRAKRSKTSSSADPSTPTSDARNVNLNETLDVDEQIQEELARPTGRRKGTGKKTVESSSDLELKDDFEEMNRRLQDIRDLGHKRWEIMKDRVVETKKFNELQEARQMEKDIEFLSKPIDHLQGDALILAQMRRQKIREKYGL, from the exons ATGCATCCATACCGACCCCCGTTTGGTGGCCCCGCAAGACCcacgaacccgaacacaacccaaccgcaaaccCCGTACAACCTacaagacatggacccgagcttttTAACTTACGCGGCTTTCTTGAGTGGCGCCTCTCCTTTTGTTCCTCCCACCTACGGCTttggtcaagccggcgggtcgcaaccgtcacaacccgaacccgaatccgaaccCGATGTCGAGGTCGTGCCGGAGTcgcaacccgaaccggtgcaagaCAAATCGAAACGCGGCAGAAGGTCGCATAAAAAGAAGGAAAAGGATGAGCCTCGACGTGCAAAAACAACCATTAAATGGACGAAGGACGAGGAATACACGTTGAGTCGGGCGTGGCTCGATATTTCGGAGGACGAAGATACCG caaactttcaaacgggcccCGTTTTTTGGGATAGGGTGCGTGCACTCTTTTATAGCTCGTGGGGTCAAGGCGAGCATCGGGACAAGGATTcaatttctagcaaatggaccgacatcaacaacaaaTGTCACGCGTTTCAAGAAGTTTACCAACGTAACTACGACAATCGCCCGAGCGGTGAAAGTGACGTCGGGGTTTTAACAAAGACTTTGGAGGAGTTCGATCGGACGAAAAGCCCTTTCACGTACTATAAGTGTTGGGAGCTTctacgaaaaagtccaaagtgggcgcTTGTTAATCCAATGACGTCAAGTAGTAGACGCCgggctaaaaggtcaaaaacatcatcctccgcCGACCCGTCAACTCCGACATCCGATGCCCGTAATGTTAATTTAAATGAAACGTTGGACGTCGACGAGCAAATTCAAGAAGAGTTGGCCCGACCCACCGGTAGAAGAAAGGGAACGGGGAAAAAAAcggtcgagtcgtcttccgatctcgaaCTAAAGGatgatttcgaggagatgaaccgtcgtctccaagatATTCGCGACCTCGGCCACAAACGTTGGGAGATTATGAAAGACCGAGTAGTTGAAACCAAAAAGTTCAACGAGTTGCAAGAGGCGCgacaaatggaaaaggacattgagtttttgtccaaaccgatCGACCACCTCCAAGGCGACGCGTTGATCTTGGCTcaaatgcgtcgccaaaaaatacgagaaaaatatggactttag